The Antedon mediterranea chromosome 11, ecAntMedi1.1, whole genome shotgun sequence genome window below encodes:
- the LOC140063045 gene encoding uncharacterized protein — MSWLISKVYTTLRGANSSRSTNSSVATTRSFSDADSLDLNCTVSPGNSQRFSYMSYSSADKDGSSCDGWSRPESTAGSIHDSECPDGLIIKLYGEDYIFSDGEYRPMHREPESKRLSTISISCSNQNNENEKIFYGTDVNEQQYEWSDEKEDWITPLEFCGRNRQSKRRSVRPKSENVDEMWTRVMKSVNESFDDEDMDLNNTTFEDTLKLATTQTVSDIAKKEPESDNNQQTVNFDNCIRNVNKEKQDNYIETIEDNNFINDNINNDFIIRPETVQQYIEVDSLPDFDLEIVSKEEETQDGADMFVNDEPKPEDEDEFRSSLAGTSDILSEIFNHFGLPSDVENEEPFKSVESTAHVQSISKIECALNSEIDSSREIKHFEQPKSTTFSRTGSYSSLRDILPDDDVGLFDELECIFTDKQCSLFEDEGSLKESDEISALRKSIEDIVSELDKRTHSELQLKRLRQSLKKLSNFGTRSIKKNKQLKTNSSSVSSATDTDDQCERMHNACSKPMNTQNPHSHETHSSGKNTSTYSDNKGSLDYSFNLNGLDYDQPIEHDSIEYAVTNNIFSAESDVLGKKQIERANTRFIPFVESIKALRSNSDGQQNVKQRFNALFKIKGKHTASNVTRGGEADKNPTELIRNFHNNKDLLLKDDTTENSNGDSKEITCSGNKAGDKLTMVKVQPEFTSTKINRRYRKAFRTVKSDQESINEDIIKGESVNSEYPHVELHHLQDCTQVFDSELGYEPTNVSDVSLTNADYKMGCISVYCKSKSQDTEHSEDGNYYINKGDNRLVCNEENGKYGFENSVLDKDIEESSHEDELESRIAHRDPRLQISLKNDRNKNGMNYILPEIQSVSQTESSYKLGTGLTNDSALSVDFLKTEQADKDDLDSGLECQDEAREEDIGRFDLKHTNELSENCTKEPKYNSSYSEETISMSDFNELLTDRQEYSSEEIENFVAIKSKETEIDDYDKISDDVDSDSFWQEPFEFCSSNSPLSSPCLDDHGKQSATEILELSTLFTNTVGQSDIFNSIGYEMGNSATSEQRSISEDDNDHNKDGFWEVGVKTRRSSAFGTKRGSNRTSQFYVPLSVEEDIIVPQTVGAVYLTPVEDSSTDDHIMRDNLTESSFDGSLQDGNQSDCTSVSYSSSFGIACIYNEDTETVHSHESVNIPNNERVRTEDADSLISASSTVIDSEEHVNVIQKQSSNQSMSAINQAINNSCSKIKHWKSVDGMVYRLNEDSKRDKKLLVSLDPIYDRQTLTSNMNEDSLMNHEELNNNCNKNGLTLKSSEVVLKKNVRVEEMTVNEMETTNSNGLEQTIECLEDEWQRNRLLRKKKRDDMKKREQALQDKVDWVRDEIKNMKELDKKLMDQFFELRSVIHKMTFSTNRPIRDLNISDLDEEDAFYEDAEIVEFDKQCIPAHEQYIPAFRGRTVSMMTPPSERRLKLWPHNRRMPSFTSEDDVPLDMLL; from the coding sequence ATGTCTTGGTTGATAAGCAAGGTTTATACTACTTTGAGAGGTGCCAATTCCTCAAGATCCACAAATAGCTCCGTAGCAACAACAAGATCATTTAGTGATGCCGATTCATTGGACCTTAACTGCACCGTCAGTCCAGGGAATAGCCAGAGATTTAGTTATATGTCATATAGTAGTGCTGATAAAGATGGGTCTTCGTGTGATGGATGGAGTCGACCGGAATCTACTGCAGGATCTATTCACGACAGTGAGTGCCCAGATGggttaattataaaattatatggGGAAGATTACATATTTAGTGATGGCGAATATCGGCCAATGCACCGGGAACCAGAATCAAAACGACTTTCCACAATTTCAATCAGCTGTTCCAACCAAAATAATGAGAACGAAAAGATTTTCTATGGAACGGATGTTAATGAACAACAATATGAATGGTCAGATGAAAAAGAGGACTGGATTACACCCCTTGAATTTTGTGGCAGAAATAGGCAGTCTAAAAGGAGATCAGTAAGGCCTAAAAGTGAAAATGTTGACGAAATGTGGACACGAGTCATGAAATCTGTAAATGAATCATTCGATGATGAAGACATGGATTTGAACAACACCACATTTGAAGATACTTTAAAACTAGCCACGACACAGACTGTATCTGATATAGCCAAGAAAGAACCAGAATCAGACAATAACCAGCAAACGGTAAATTTTGACAATTGCATAAGAAATGTAAACAAAGAAAAACAGGACAATTATATTGAAACAATTGAAGATAATAACTTCATAAATGataatataaacaatgattTTATTATAAGACCTGAAACTGTACAACAGTATATAGAAGTAGACTCCCTTCCAGACTTTGATTTAGAGATTGTTTCGAAAGAGGAGGAAACGCAAGATGGTGCTGATATGTTTGTAAATGATGAACCAAAACCTGAGGATGAGGATGAATTTCGTTCTAGTTTAGCCGGAACGTCTGATATTCTAAGCGAAATTTTCAATCATTTTGGACTTCCATCTGATGTGGAGAACGAAGAACCGTTTAAATCTGTTgaatcgactgcgcatgttcaGTCAATCTCGAAAATAGAGTGCGCACTCAACTCAGAAATAGATTCGTCTCGCGAGATTAAAcattttgaacaaccaaaatcAACAACGTTTAGTAGAACTGGTAGCTACTCTTCATTAAGAGATATATTACCAGATGACGATGTCGGTCTCTTTGATGAACTTGAGTGTATATTCACTGATAAGCAGTGCTCACTTTTTGAGGATGAAGGATCCTTAAAAGAAAGCGATGAGATCAGTGCGCTGCGCAAAAGCATTGAGGATATCGTTAGTGAGTTAGACAAAAGAACACACAGTGAATTACAGCTCAAACGACTAAGACAATCCTTGAAAAAGCTTAGTAATTTTGGAACAAGAAGTatcaagaaaaataaacaacttaaaactaATTCGTCATCGGTTTCCTCGGCAACCGATACAGACGACCAGTGTGAACGCATGCATAACGCTTGCAGCAAGCCCATGAACACGCAGAATCCCCATTCACACGAAACCCATTCAAGCGGTAAAAATACATCAACATATTCTGATAATAAAGGGAGTTTGGATTATAGTTTTAACTTGAATGGCCTTGACTATGATCAGCCTATTGAACACGATTCTATAGAATATGCCGTAACAAATAACATATTCTCTGCTGAATCCGATGTGTTAGGTAAAAAGCAAATAGAACGGGCAAATACACGCTTCATACCGTTTGTCGAGTCAATAAAGGCTTTGCGTTCGAATAGTGATGGTCAACAAAACGTGAAGCAACGCTTTAACGCGTTATTTAAAATCAAGGGGAAGCATACAGCTAGTAACGTTACACGCGGCGGTGAAGCTGACAAGAATCCTACTGAATTAATTCGGAACTTTCACAATAATAAGGATTTATTACTAAAAGATGATACTACCGAAAATAGCAACGGTGATTCTAAAGAAATCACATGTTCCGGAAATAAGGCAGGCGATAAATTGACGATGGTCAAAGTCCAGCCTGAATTTACATCGACTAAAATAAATAGAAGATATCGTAAAGCTTTTCGTACTGTAAAGTCTGATCAAGAGTCAATCAACGAGGATATTATTAAGGGAGAAAGCGTAAATAGTGAGTACCCCCATGTTGAATTACACCATTTGCAAGATTGTACACAAGTGTTTGACTCTGAGTTAGGGTATGAACCAACAAATGTTAGTGATGTTTCGCTAACGAATGCTGATTATAAAATGGGATGTATTAGTGTATACTGTAAATCAAAATCACAGGATACTGAACATTCAGAAGATggcaattattatattaataagggTGATAACCGACTTGTTTGCAATGAGGAGAATGGAAAATATGGATTCGAAAATTCCGTACTTGATAAGGATATTGAGGAATCCAGTCATGAAGATGAGCTGGAATCCAGGATAGCACACCGAGACCCCAGATTGCAAATCTCACTCAAGAATGACAGAAATAAAAATGGCATGAATTATATTTTGCCGGAAATTCAGAGCGTGAGCCAAACCGAGTCATCATACAAACTAGGCACCGGTTTAACGAATGATTCAGCTTTATCAGTTGATTTCTTAAAAACTGAACAAGCGGACAAGGACGACCTCGACAGCGGGTTGGAGTGCCAGGACGAAGCTAGAGAGGAAGATATTGGTCGCTTTGACCTAAAACACACCAATGAACTGTCTGAAAATTGTACTAAGGAACCCAAATACAACTCATCGTATTCCGAAGAAACAATTTCTATGAGTGATTTCAACGAGTTGCTCACTGACCGTCAAGAATACAGTAGCGAGGAAATTGAGAATTTTGTGGCAATTAAATCAAAGGAAACTGAAATTGATGATTATGACAAGATATCGGATGATGTAGATTCAGACTCATTTTGGCAGGAACCTTTTGAGTTTTGTTCGAGTAACTCACCACTTAGCTCACCGTGTTTGGATGACCATGGTAAACAGAGTGCTACGGAAATACTTGAATTGTCAACACTATTCACTAACACTGTAGGCCAAAGCGATATATTTAATAGCATAGGCTACGAAATGGGGAATTCGGCAACGTCTGAGCAGCGAAGTATTTCAGAGGACGATAACGATCACAATAAGGACGGATTTTGGGAAGTTGGTGTGAAAACAAGGCGATCGAGTGCGTTTGGAACGAAACGAGGGTCAAATAGAACATCGCAATTTTACGTTCCTCTGAGTGTCGAAGAAGATATAATCGTCCCTCAAACGGTAGGAGCGGTTTATTTAACTCCAGTTGAAGATTCTTCCACTGATGATCACATAATGCGGGATAATTTGACAGAGAGTTCCTTTGATGGAAGTCTACAGGATGGCAATCAAAGCGATTGCACTTCCGTTTCCTACAGCTCCTCGTTTGGCATTGCTTGTATATATAACGAGGATACAGAGACAGTACATAGTCACGAATCGGTAAATATACCTAATAATGAACGTGTTAGAACAGAAGATGCTGACTCTCTTATTAGTGCATCATCAACAGTGATAGATTCGGAAGAACATGTGAACGTCATCCAAAAACAATCGTCAAATCAGTCTATGAGTGCAATCAACCAGGCTATTAATAACTCATGTTCAAAGATCAAACATTGGAAAAGTGTTGATGGTATGGTTTATCGTTTAAATGAAGATAGTAAACGTGATAAGAAACTGTTGGTTTCACTGGATCCAATTTATGATCGTCAAACTCTAACCAGCAACATGAATGAAGATTCCTTGATGAATCACGAGGAATTAAATAATAACTGTAATAAAAATGGTTTGACACTCAAATCGTCGGAAGtagttttaaagaaaaatgtacGGGTAGAAGAAATGACAGTTAATGAAATGGAAACAACAAACAGCAATGGTCTTGAACAAACAATAGAATGCTTAGAAGACGAATGGCAAAGAAATCGATtattaagaaagaaaaaaagagatGACATGAAAAAAAGAGAGCAAGCTCTGCAGGACAAGGTTGATTGGGTTCGAGATGAAATC